From a single Raphanus sativus cultivar WK10039 chromosome 3, ASM80110v3, whole genome shotgun sequence genomic region:
- the LOC108847426 gene encoding protein DA1-related 2 isoform X2 produces MDSSSYGVSHVSHISNPCIFGAGSSSSPEKKWNLMKWVSKLFKSGSNGGGGARTNHHPPQFQEDENMVFPLPPSSSNDRSRAARDKEELDRALSVSLADDTNRPYGYGWSMDNNSDFPRPFHSGLNPSFIPPYEPSYQVRRPQRICGGCNSDIGLGNYLGCMGTFFHPDCFCCDSCHYPITEHEFSLSGTKPYHKICFKELTHPKCEVCHHFIPTNEAGLIEYRCHPFWNQKYCPSHEYDRTARCCSCERLESRDVRYYTLEDGRNLCLECMETAITDTGDCQPLYHAIRDYYEGMYMKLEQQIPMLLVQREALNDAIVGEKNGYHHMPETRGLCLSEEQTVTSVLKRPRLGAHRLVGMRTQPQKLTRKCEVTAILVLYGLPRLLTGAILAHELMHGWLRLQGYRNLNPEVEEGICQVLSYMWLESEVLSDPSSSRNMPSTSTATSSSSSSNKKGGKSNVEKKLGEFFKHQIAHDASPAYGGGFRAANAAVCKYGLRRTLDHIRFTGTFPL; encoded by the exons ATGGATTCTTCTTCATATGGTGTTTCTCATGTCAGCCATATCTCCAACCCTTGTATCTTCG GGGCCGGGTCGTCGTCTTCGCCAGAGAAGAAATGGAACTTGATGAAATGGGTGAGTAAGCTTTTCAAGAGTGGCTCtaatggtggtggtggtgctcGCACTAATCATCATCCTCCTCAGTTTCAAGAGGACGAGAATATGGTTTTTCCTCTGCCTCCTTCCTCTTCg AACGATCGGTCGAGAGCCGCACGGGACAAAGAAGAACTCGATCGTGCATTGTCAGTTTCTCTAGCTGACGATACGAATCGACCCTATG GATATGGTTGGTCTATGGATAATAATTCGGATTTCCCTAGGCCTTTTCACAGTGGATTGAATCCATCTTTCATTCCACCTTATGAACCGTCCTATCAAGTCAGACGACCACAAAG AATATGTGGCGGTTGCAATAGCGATATTGGTCTGGGGAACTATTTGGGATGCATGGGAACATTCTTTCATCCTGATTGCTTCTGTTGTGATTCATGTCATTACCCTATCACTGAGCACGAG TTCTCTCTATCAGGAACCAAACCCTATCATAAGATTTGTTTCAAAGAGCTTACTCATCCTAAATGTGAAGTTTGTCATCATTTT ATCCCAACTAACGAGGCTGGCTTGATCGAGTATCGATGCCATCCATTTTGGAACCAAAAGTATTGTCCGTCTCACGAATACGATAGAACCGCTCGTTGTTGTAGCTGCGAACGTTTGGAG TCGCGGGACGTGAGATATTACACGTTAGAAGATGGGAGAAATTTATGTTTAGAATGCATGGAAACTGCTATAACCGATACTGGCGATTGTCAACCACTTTACCATGCGATACGAGACTATTACGAAGGAATGTACATGAAACTTGAGCAACAAATCCCCATGCTTCTTGTTCAACGAGAAGCTCTCAACGACGCTATCGTCGGAGAGAAAAAC GGATACCATCACATGCCTGAGACAAGAGGCTTATGTTTGTCTGAAGAACAAACAGTCACAAGT GTTCTTAAAAGACCGAGACTCGGCGCTCACCGTCTTGTTGGTATGAGAACTCAGCCACAAAAGCTTACACGCAAATGTGAAGTCACTGCGATTCTCGTTCTTTACGGCCTCCCTAG ATTATTAACCGGAGCAATTCTTGCCCACGAGCTGATGCATGGATGGCTACGGCTCCAAG GGTATAGGAACCTTAACCCTGAGGTAGAGGAAGGTATCTGCCAAGTCCTCTCTTACATGTGGCTTGAATCTGAAGTTCTCTCAGATCCTTCTTCTTCCAGAAACATGCCCTCAACATCAACTGCCACCTCGTCATCGTCGTCTTCTAACAAGAAAGGAGGGAAATCAAACGTGGAGAAGAAACTTGGAGAGTTCTTTAAGCATCAGATAGCTCATGACGCATCTCCTGCTTACGGAGGAGGTTTCAGAGCAGCAAATGCAGCGGTTTGTAAGTACGGTCTACGTCGTACACTTGATCATATCCGCTTCACTGGAACTTTTCCTTTATAA
- the LOC108847426 gene encoding protein DA1-related 2 isoform X1 gives MDSSSYGVSHVSHISNPCIFGAGSSSSPEKKWNLMKWVSKLFKSGSNGGGGARTNHHPPQFQEDENMVFPLPPSSSNDRSRAARDKEELDRALSVSLADDTNRPYGYGWSMDNNSDFPRPFHSGLNPSFIPPYEPSYQVRRPQSRICGGCNSDIGLGNYLGCMGTFFHPDCFCCDSCHYPITEHEFSLSGTKPYHKICFKELTHPKCEVCHHFIPTNEAGLIEYRCHPFWNQKYCPSHEYDRTARCCSCERLESRDVRYYTLEDGRNLCLECMETAITDTGDCQPLYHAIRDYYEGMYMKLEQQIPMLLVQREALNDAIVGEKNGYHHMPETRGLCLSEEQTVTSVLKRPRLGAHRLVGMRTQPQKLTRKCEVTAILVLYGLPRLLTGAILAHELMHGWLRLQGYRNLNPEVEEGICQVLSYMWLESEVLSDPSSSRNMPSTSTATSSSSSSNKKGGKSNVEKKLGEFFKHQIAHDASPAYGGGFRAANAAVCKYGLRRTLDHIRFTGTFPL, from the exons ATGGATTCTTCTTCATATGGTGTTTCTCATGTCAGCCATATCTCCAACCCTTGTATCTTCG GGGCCGGGTCGTCGTCTTCGCCAGAGAAGAAATGGAACTTGATGAAATGGGTGAGTAAGCTTTTCAAGAGTGGCTCtaatggtggtggtggtgctcGCACTAATCATCATCCTCCTCAGTTTCAAGAGGACGAGAATATGGTTTTTCCTCTGCCTCCTTCCTCTTCg AACGATCGGTCGAGAGCCGCACGGGACAAAGAAGAACTCGATCGTGCATTGTCAGTTTCTCTAGCTGACGATACGAATCGACCCTATG GATATGGTTGGTCTATGGATAATAATTCGGATTTCCCTAGGCCTTTTCACAGTGGATTGAATCCATCTTTCATTCCACCTTATGAACCGTCCTATCAAGTCAGACGACCACAAAG CAGAATATGTGGCGGTTGCAATAGCGATATTGGTCTGGGGAACTATTTGGGATGCATGGGAACATTCTTTCATCCTGATTGCTTCTGTTGTGATTCATGTCATTACCCTATCACTGAGCACGAG TTCTCTCTATCAGGAACCAAACCCTATCATAAGATTTGTTTCAAAGAGCTTACTCATCCTAAATGTGAAGTTTGTCATCATTTT ATCCCAACTAACGAGGCTGGCTTGATCGAGTATCGATGCCATCCATTTTGGAACCAAAAGTATTGTCCGTCTCACGAATACGATAGAACCGCTCGTTGTTGTAGCTGCGAACGTTTGGAG TCGCGGGACGTGAGATATTACACGTTAGAAGATGGGAGAAATTTATGTTTAGAATGCATGGAAACTGCTATAACCGATACTGGCGATTGTCAACCACTTTACCATGCGATACGAGACTATTACGAAGGAATGTACATGAAACTTGAGCAACAAATCCCCATGCTTCTTGTTCAACGAGAAGCTCTCAACGACGCTATCGTCGGAGAGAAAAAC GGATACCATCACATGCCTGAGACAAGAGGCTTATGTTTGTCTGAAGAACAAACAGTCACAAGT GTTCTTAAAAGACCGAGACTCGGCGCTCACCGTCTTGTTGGTATGAGAACTCAGCCACAAAAGCTTACACGCAAATGTGAAGTCACTGCGATTCTCGTTCTTTACGGCCTCCCTAG ATTATTAACCGGAGCAATTCTTGCCCACGAGCTGATGCATGGATGGCTACGGCTCCAAG GGTATAGGAACCTTAACCCTGAGGTAGAGGAAGGTATCTGCCAAGTCCTCTCTTACATGTGGCTTGAATCTGAAGTTCTCTCAGATCCTTCTTCTTCCAGAAACATGCCCTCAACATCAACTGCCACCTCGTCATCGTCGTCTTCTAACAAGAAAGGAGGGAAATCAAACGTGGAGAAGAAACTTGGAGAGTTCTTTAAGCATCAGATAGCTCATGACGCATCTCCTGCTTACGGAGGAGGTTTCAGAGCAGCAAATGCAGCGGTTTGTAAGTACGGTCTACGTCGTACACTTGATCATATCCGCTTCACTGGAACTTTTCCTTTATAA
- the LOC108847427 gene encoding serine/threonine-protein phosphatase PP1 isozyme 4, with protein sequence MATTQGQQQTAIDSAVLDDIIGRLTEVRLARPGKQVQLSEAEIKQLCTTARDIFLQQPNLLELEAPIKICGDIHGQYSDLLRLFEYGGFPPSANYLFLGDYVDRGKQSLETICLLLAYKIKYPGNFFLLRGNHECASINRIYGFYDECKRRFNVRVWKVFTDGFNCLPVAALIDDKILCMHGGLSPDLNHLDEIRSLPRPTMIPDTGLLCDLLWSDPGKDVNGWGMNDRGVSYTFGPDKVSEFLAKHDLDLVCRAHQVVEDGYEFFADRQLVTVFSAPNYCGEFDNAGAMMSVDENLMCSFQILKPAEKKSKFMMSTKI encoded by the exons ATGGCGACGACGCAAGGGCAGCAGCAGACGGCGATTGACTCGGCGGTTCTCGATGATATAATCGGACGGCTCACGGAGGTTAGGTTAGCTAGACCAGGGAAACAAGTCCAGCTCTCGGAGGCAGAGATCAAACAGCTTTGCACTACCGCTAGAGACATCTTTCTTCAGCAACCTAATTTGCTTGAGCTTGAAGCACCCATCAAAATCTGCG GTGATATACATGGGCAGTATAGTGATTTGCTGAGGCTGTTTGAGTACGGTGGATTCCCCCCTAGTGCTAACTATCTCTTCCTTGGAGACTACGTGGACCGAGGCAAACAGAGTCTTGAGACGATATGTCTCTTGCTAGCCTACAAGATCAAATACCCAGGGAACTTTTTTCTACTGAGGGGGAACCACGAGTGTGCTTCCATCAACCGGATATATGGGTTTTACGATGAGTGTAAAAGGAGGTTCAATGTGAGAGTGTGGAAGGTTTTCACAGACGGTTTCAACTGCCTTCCTGTTGCGGCGCTTATAGATGACAAGATACTGTGTATGCACGGTGGACTTTCGCCGGATCTCAACCATTTGGATGAGATCAGAAGCTTGCCGCGTCCGACTATGATTCCTGACACGGGGCTCCTCTGTGATTTGCTATGGTCTGATCCTGGGAAAGATGTTAACGGATGGGGGATGAATGATAGAGGCGTTTCGTACACTTTTGGTCCGGACAAAGTCTCTGAGTTTCTAGCGAAACATGATCTAGACCTTGTGTGTCGTGCTCATCAG GTGGTGGAAGATGGGTATGAGTTCTTTGCTGATAGACAGCTAGTGACGGTGTTTTCAGCTCCTAACTACTGTGGAGAATTTGACAATGCTGGTGCGATGATGAGCGTGGATGAGAACCTTATGTGCTCGTTTCAGATTTTGAAGCCCGCTGAGAAGAAGTCCAAGTTCATGATGTCCACAAAGATTTGA